The Saprospiraceae bacterium genomic interval AATCAACCAGCTGGTCATGGTGGTCCCCAGATTACTGCCCAATGTTGCCGCCAAAGCAGCTTTTAATGGAATAAGTCCTGCGCCAACAAAAGATAAAACGAGCAATATGACGACCGAACTACTTTGTAGGACTGCAGTGATGGCCGTACTTGCAACAGTAATTTTAAACTTACTCTTGGCCTGCTTTTGCAAAAACCTCTTAAATGAACGGGCAGCCAGATGCTTTAAGGAGTCTTCGATCAAAGACATCGCATAAATAAAAATGGCCACACCGGCTGCGAACTGCCAGAAATCAAATCCTTTCATAAGTTGACGGGGGCTCCAATACAACAATTAAATTCACGATCATATCCTCTGCAATTTCTAAAAAAGTGTCAAGCTAATATCCATGCCATTCAGATAAGCTATGCTTTTTCCGTAAATTTAAGAGGGCTAGAATTTCAAAGCTTGTTAAAAATAAATTAAACATCTGATTATCAAAGAAATAAATATTAACTATTTTTTTTGAATGGATTTGTAAGTTTGTACCAATTTCTTACTTTTGTAGCTTGATACATGAGCTTTTTATATCAAATGTATTGAATTCAAATACCAAAAACACCGGTTTTTACGATTAAACTAAGAATTGAATCCATAAATCATGCAGTTACTCACCTTACTTTGGGCAGAAAAAGCCACAGATGCCGCAGCAGAAGCAGTTGCAAAGACCAGTATTGTCGATATCATTTTATCGAGCGGACCGATTGGTGTTGGGATCATTTCCATCCAATTGGTACTTTCCTTTGTAGCACTTTACATTTTTATTGAGCGTTTTCTGAGCTTTAAAGCTCTTGCCAAGGAAGATGAACGCGTCATGCAGAACCTGAGAGCGAACATTGGCAGTGGAAATATTCAAGTCATCCAAAGTATTTGTGCGGGCAGCGACACTCCACTCGCGCGAATGGTAGAAAAAGGATTGTCCAGATTGGGTCGCCCCATGCCTGAGATTGAAAATGCAATTGAAAACGTCGGTAGAGTTGAAACATTCCGCCTGGAAAAAAAGGTTACTTACCTTTCATTGATTGCAAGAATAGCTCCTATGTTTGGATTTCTTGGTACCATCATGGGGGTCATTAAAATCTTTTACGACATCTCTTTATCAGATAATTTATCTGTTGGTGTCATTTCCGGAGGTTTGTACCAAAAGATGCTGACATCTGCGGGTGGATTGTTGGTTGGTATCGTTGCATTTCTGGGATATTATTTTTTAACCATGATGCTCGATGAGTTGGTAAACAAGCTGGAGAGAAGAAGTATCGAGTTTATGGACATCCTGCACACACCCGTTAAATAAGCATTTTAAAAAAAGCATATGAACATTAGGGGAAGAAGAAGGGAAACCGCTGAGTTGAGTGTCGAATCGCTCAACGATATCATGTTTTTTCTTTTGTTATTTTTCTTGATCGTTTCCACTCTGGCAAATCCAAATGTGATCAAACTTTTGCTTCCTTCTTCCAAACAAAGTGAGCAAACCACCACAAAGCCCATTGCCATTTCTGTAACAAGCGATAAAAGGTATTACATCGAACAAAAGGAAGTACCCTACAATCAATTAGAAACAAGTCTTCGCAAGTATTTAAAAAATGTTCCGGACCTGACCTGTGTGATCAGGATGGATCAGGGTTTAACGGTCCAGGATCTGGTGGAAGTATTGCAAATCGGAGTTAACCTGAAAGTGAAGATGGTGCTTGCGACAGAAAATCCGGATTAAACACAGATTTCTGAAAGGTCTCCTCTTTTAACATCTTGAGAGATAAGGAGTATTGAACTGCTCTCGCCTTCCTTTGGAATATATTCTATTTAAGGTAATCCTCCCCCAAGGAAAATCATTTTAGCTTACATTTATAATCATCCTTCTATATTTATGCAAGAATACAATATATGAAGAATAAGCTCACCTTGATGGATGCCATACTGATCGTATCGGGCTCCATGATTGGCTCCGGAATTTTCAAAGTGAGTCCGGATATCGCCAGAACGGTCGGAGGTCCCGGGTGGTTGTTGTTGATCTGGGCATTGGCTGGGGTAATATCTATATTGGGTGCATTGAGTTTAGGTGAACTGGCAGGAATGTTCCCGAAAGCCGGAGGACCTTATGTATTCCTTAAAGAAGCTTTTAATCCGCTTACGGGATTTTTATATGGCTGGACAGTCTTCCTGGTTGTACAATGCGGAACCATCGCTGCTGTAGCGGTGGCATTCGCCAGTTATTTTGGGGAGCTGGTTCCGATATTTCACGAAGATCATATATTATTTAACCTCGGAAACTGGTCCATCAGATCTACCCAGGTTTTAGGAATTGCGGTAATCGCCCTGCTCACCTATCTGAACAGCAAGGGTCTCAATTATGGAAAGATCATCTTAAGAATTTTTACGTTTGCCAAATTGTTTTCATTATTCGGCCTGATTGCTCTTGGAATTTTTGTTTTTGGCAATTGGGAAATCTGGCAAGCTAATCTCGACCATTTCTGGAATCTCAGTCCGAGTTATAGTCTGGATGCTTCCGGACAATACATTCTCAAAGAACTTTCCGGTACTGTTTTGTTATCAGCTATAGGTGTAGCCCTGGTGGGTTCTTTATTTTCCTGCGATGCATGGAACAACGTAACTTTTATTGCAGGGGAAATGGAAAATCCCGAAAAAAACATACCAAAGAGTTTATTTTTCGGCGTCCTGATCGTGGTTTCACTTTATATCCTCGCCAATGTCTCCTATTTATTTTTATTGCCATTTTATGGAAGTCCAGATGGTACTGATACCTTGACAAAGGGAATTCAATTTGCCAATGACAACAGAATAGGTACTGCTGCAGCATTCATGATGTTCGGACAAGTTGCTACAGTCATCATGGCTTTTCTGATCATGATTTCCACTTTCGGATGTAATAATGGAATCATTTTCGCAAGTGCGCGCGTATATCAGGCCATGGCGCAGGATGGATTGTTTTTCAAAAACATGAAAGAAAATAACACTCATGGCGTTCCGGGCAATGCACTGTGGATCCAGTTTGTCTGGGCTTCCCTTCTTTGTTTATCCGGCAAATACGGCGATTTACTGGATTATGTGATGTTTGCAGTCATGTTTTTTGCAATCATAACCATTGCAGGATTATTTGTACTTCGGGTAAAAAGACCGGATGCCCACAGACCCTACAAAGCATTTGGTTATCCTGTTGTCCCCGCTTTATACATACTGTTGGCAGGTTTGTTTTGCGTAAACCTGCTCTTCCAAAAACCTCAATATTCATTTCCGGGACTTTTGATCGTTGCATTGGGAATCCCCGTTTATTATTTTTGGAAAAGAAGGAAGACAGAAGAGGGAAAGATGAAGATAATGGATAATGATTAATGGATAATGCATAATGGTTATGCCTTAAGCCTTAGGCCTTACGCCTTCAGCCTTAAGCCTTACGCCTTACGCCTTTAAGCTAAGAAACTGGATTCCATTGCATGAATTGGGTTAATACATCATAGGAAATGCATTATTGTTAATGGTTGTTTGCTTTTATGGATTAGTTATTATCTATTCGTGTTTAGTGATTTTGACGTTTCGACGTTTTGACGTTTTGACGTTTCGACGTTTCGACGTTTCGAAGTTTCGAAGTTTCGAAGTTTCGATTATAAACTAAATGAAAGATCTGCGGATATCTGCGTAATCCCCGCCTGACCGAATAAGTTTTCCATTATTTTAAAACAAAATATCAGTCGGGCAGGAGCGGGAAAAATGGAAGAGTTTTTCGACATTTCGACATTTCGATACTTCGGGATTTTGAAGTTTCGAAGTTTTGGCTCTTGGTCTTTCAGATCGTAGGAACTCATGGTTATTGCGGGTATTTTCTATATTAATTTGTAAAAACAAGTATGATAAAATTGCCTCCAGAGGCACGATTAGAAGCTTGTATTGAATAGAAAATATGAGCCAAAAGGAGCCAGTTTAATTGGTGCATCCCCTTTAAAATGTTGAGCGAAAATGCACCCTTGATTCTCTTTTAGCCATAATTTTCTTATAATTCCATTCCATTGAATTATATTTAAGTCATTTAATTAAATAACATCAACCTTTGTTTTGCTATGAAACTACTGAATGAAATTATTTCCAAGAAGTTAAGAAATTATTTATTTCCAATCATTTTGAGTCTTGGAAGTGGCAATCATTTTTTCGCCCAATGTATTCCTCCCATGTCTGAAATTTGTGATACAGCTCACGTGTTATGTTCTTTGGATCAGTTAAACGGTTACACGTGCGCTAACTCCAGTACGACACCAAACCCCTGCAGCCCACTTTGTTCGCAAGGGGGTGTTGGACATAATACCAGCTGGTGGGCTTTTGTTACCCAGGGAGGGAATATAACCTTGAGTTTATCCATTGGAGGATGTGTCACTTCTCAAGGTCTGCAATTTGGTATATGGGAAGATTGCTCCTGTGGCACAGAGATTTTATGCAGGTCCATACCGTGTGTACCGCCCGGTGCTGAAGAACGCTTCACCGTGAATCTTCAAGCTTGTAAAATGTATTACTTATGGGTTGATGGCTGTTCCGGAGATGTTTGTGATTTTACATTGAGTACTCAGGGTGGAGGAATTCCACAAATGAATGATCTTAAAAAAATCAATAATATAGATAGTGAAAAAATCTCTGTTTGCGAGGGAGCATGTGATGTCTCATTTTTTGTACCTGTTGACTCCAATGGTTGTGAACCCTATTTCATTTGGGAATTGGGAACAAAAGAGGTTGGACGTCAAAAACGTTCCATTAAACTGAGTTTTCCAGATACCGGAGTTTTTAAGCTATGCGCAACGGCTGTCATTGGAAATCCAAGCACTGGATCAATTTGCTCCCAGCCTTCCAAGAAATGTATAGAAATTACTGTAAATCCTAAATCCGGAGTGATTAGCGGACCTGCCAGACAAATTTGTTATTATGACCTGCCTTATGCTTGGGGAAATACTGTCGTCACCGCCAACGGTGAGTACAAGAGCCAATTTATAGACTCCACCAACTGTTGTATTTTCGATTCCTTGTTAACGTTCGTGGTCATCGATGACGGAATTCCACCTTGTATCCGAAAACCATACATCAAGGGCAAGGTCTTTTTAGATCAGAACAACAACAGAACCTATGATACCCTTGAGGATATTTTATCAAACCGTTTAATCCTCAATTCTCCATCTCAAACTATCAGTTTTTCTAACAAATTGGGCTATACACTTTTTCTGGATTCAGGACAGCTGAATTCCATTACTGCTCCGCTGCCTTTGCCAAAATTTTATGACCAGTTTCCCGATAATTATTTAGTAAAGCCGCTGAATGGCTTTGGACAAGTTCCGGGCAATTTTGATTTTGCAGTTGTAAACACAGACTCCATAGACCTGGAAGTCCATTTAGCTTGCAGTCAAGCGAGAAGAGGTTTTGGTCAATATCCAGTTTACATTAGCATTAAAAACCTCGGTGGCTCAGATGCAATAGGATTTAAACTCGAATTGGCTTTTCCTTCCAATTGGGTATTCGAATCCAGCACTCGACTCACTCCAACGCAGATACAGGGCAATAAAATCTTTTTTGAATACATGGATAAATTATCTCCCAATGCGGATTTGCAATTTATTTGTTACTTCACCGTACCTCAAACAACAAACATTGGGACTCCTTACGAATTTCTAGTTGAAGTCTCAAACCCGGAAGATTTATATAAAGAAGATAACATTTCAAAATGTGGCGGTCGGGTTACCGGCTCTTATGATCCAAACGACAAAGCCGTTAATAAAACTTTTGTTGAAGACACATTAACTCCATATAAAGAACTTATTTATACCATACGATTTCAAAACACAGGCAACGACACGGCATTTACAGTATTCATTCGTGATACCTTAGACCCATTGCTGGATGCACGCTCGATTCGTTTATTGCAATCCAGTCATACTTGCCAATTGACCGGTGATCAGTTGGGGATTTATGAATTAATTTTTAATGACATTTTATTACCAGACAGCACGACAGACAATTTAGGATCTCAGGGTTTTGCCCAATTTTCAGTAACTACAACACCAAGCTTTTATTCAGGAAAAATAATAAAAAATTCTGCTTCCATTTATTTTGATAACAATGAGCCCGTTCATACAAATGTTGTAACAACGGAGTACCTCATCGTCAGTAACAAGGACTTTCATCAAGGTGGTATTGATTTCGAAGTTTATCCAAATCCTTTTGGCGAAGAACTGATTGTAAAATTTAACGAATTACGAGATGCTGATCAATTCATTTTAGAAGTTACAGATCCAAGAGGGTCATCTTTAGTTCAATATAAAGTCAGTGAGGGTGTTGTGTTAAAATTAGATACACAATCATGGTCTTCCGGAATTTATCATTTGCTTTTAAAAACTACTCAACAGCGTGTTGTTTCGTCTAAAGAAGTTTTGAAGTATTGATAGATGAGGATGTTTCGACTTTTTGACTTTTCGGGATTTTGTCTTTTTGACTTTTTGACGTTTTGACGTTTCGACGTTTCGACGTTTCGTAGTTTCGTAGTTTCGTAGTTTCGTAGTTTCGAAGTTTCGAAGTTTCGAAGTTTCGATTATAAACTAAATGAAAAGATCTGCGGATATCTGCGTAATCCCCGCCTGACCGAATAAGTTTTCCATTATTTTAAAACAAAATATCAGTCGGGCAGGAGCGGGAAAAATGGAAGAGTTTTTCGACATTTCGACATTTCGAAATTTCGGGATTTTGACTTTTTGACTTTTTGAAGTTTCGATTTTAAACTAAATGAAAAGATCTGCGGATATCTGCGTAATCCCCGCCTGACCGAATAAGTTTTCCATTATTTTAAAACAAAATATCAGTCGGGCAGGAGCGGGAAAAATGGAAGAGTTTTTCGACATTTCGAAATTTCGACATTTCGACATTTCGATACTTCGGGATTTTGTCTTTTCGACTAGTAGAAGTTTTGATTATAAACTAAATGAAAGATCTGCGGAAATCTGCGTAATCCCCGCCTGACCGAATAAGTTTTCCATTATTTTAAAACAAAATATCAGTCGGGCAGGAGCGGGAAAAATGGAAGAGTTTTTCGACTTTTCGTTCCGATAAAATAAAGAGATTTATTTCTTCTCTGAGAAGCTATTTTATCTGGACGATTTATTGAGTTACCCTATACACTTTGCTCTTTACTAATTAATCATTGCCCCACACTCTATAATGAATTCTCCTCCATCTATGCTGCATTAATTAAAGGCGCAAGGTTAAAGGCGGAAGTTGAATTCCATATCGGTATTATTTATCAAAAATATAATTTACCAATAAACATTCATTCTTCATTCTCTATTCTTTATCATCCATTCTGCACCTTACTGTGTTTGATTCCGTAAAAGAAATAAATGGAAATTCCGAGAACCATCCAAACGATCAGACGCAACCAGGTATCCATGGGAAGTCCCAACATTTGGGCAAAACAGATCAAAGCTCCAAGAATAGGTACTGCCGGTACCCAGGGGGTTTTGAATGGCCTTGGCAGATCTGGCTTATTTTTACGCAATACAATGATTCCGATACATACAATGACAAAGGCAAACAAAGTTCCTATTGAAACCAATTCGCCAAGTATATTAATAGGCAAAATACCTGCAAAAAATGCCGCAACAACACCAGTTAGTATGGTAGTAACGTGAGGGGTTTTATACTTGGAATGAACTTTTGCGAAAACGGGAGGAAGCAGTCCATCCTTTGCCATGGAGAAAAAGATACGAGGCTGCCCCATCAACATCACCAGAATCACTGAACTTAATCCGGCAATGGCTCCTATTTTTATTGGAAATCTCAACCACTCTAAAGATTCGCCGGTCTTGTCGATAGCGAGAGCAATTGGAGCGGGTACATTCAATTCCTTGTAATTCACAATTCCCGTCATCACCAATGCAACTAAAATATACAGGATCGTACAAACAACCAACGAACCCAGAATACCAATCGGCATATCCTTTTGAGGGTTTTTGGCTTCCTGTGCCAATGTCGACACTGCATCAAATCCAATGTAGGCAAAAAAGATCACACCCGCAGCAGTAACAATACCAAACCAACCGTAGTGTCCTCTCCCATCTACGTCAATGATGCGTTCAGGAATAAACGGCACCCAGTTTTCGGATTGAATGTAATTGAATCCAAAAATGATAAATAATATAATGACTGCCAGTTTTATCAATACGATGATGTTATTGAAATTTGCAGATTCTTTGATCCCGATAACCAGCAAAACAGTCAATAAACCTATAATGAATACGGCAGGAAAATTGAATAGGGCTGTCGCTGATTCAAGACTTGCCGGATCTATCGATGCTGCTGCAAGTTTATCGGAGACACTTGAGTTTAGGGTCTGCCACCCTTCATTGGGGATATTGACCAACTTAGTTCCGGTGGATGCTATCAACTCCGGCGGTAAATACACGCCAAAATCTTTCAGGATACTCACAAAATATCCGGACCATCCAACTGCAACTGTGGAAGCCCCAAACAAATATTCGAGGATCAGATCCCACCCTATGATCCATGCGATGAATTCACCTAAAGTAGAATAAGAATATGCATAGGCACTTCCGGAAATAGGGATCATCGAAGCATACTCGGCATAACACAAGCCTGCAAAAGCACAGCCGATGCCAGATAATATAAAAGCAAGAACCAAAGCCGGCCCGGCATGTTCGGCAGCAGCAGTACCGGTCAGGACAAAAATACCAGTCCCAATTATAGCCCCGATACCCAGACTGACCAGGTTTGTCGCACTTAAGGTCCGTTTTAATCCTTTGCTCGAATCAGCAGCTTCTGCATGAAGATGATCGAAAGGTTTAACTTTAAAGAGATTTTTCATTTGTTATTGAATAAGCAGCGAATATAAGAGAAATTCCATTTGGAAATAGTTTACAATTATTTTAGCCCTTTCCGCTAAAAACATATGAAGTTCCTTCATTTTATTCAAATTCAGACTAAAATCCATGTCTTTCCGTTTTAAGCAAAGATTTTATTACTTTGCATTCCATGAAGAACATTATCAGCAAATTACTAATCCTGCTGCCCTTCCTTTGCTTTGGCCAAAAAGAAAACAAGGCTTTGGTTGAAAACTACCAGAAGTTGGCTCCCGATGAAGCAGTCCGGGCCATCCTCATCGACAAGAAAAATTATAAATGGCTGGGAACCGACCGGGGTTTGTACCGAATGATTTCAATGGAACTCGATGCGGAATTGATGAGTTCTGATTCTGTTGCAGCTATTACCGAAGATAAAAAGGAATTGGTTTGGTATGGGAACCGCAACCAGCAATTGATAACCGAAGATAAAAATCAGACTATTGAACTTGCGATCAAAGGAGCTCAAATAAAATGTATGGCCTATTATAAGGGGGATATTTGGGTAGGTACGGACAAAGGTCTATTCCGGGTGTCGGACGATCAGGGCAGAATTTTAAACCATTATACCAGTAAAAACTCCAAACTAAATAAAGAAGGTATCAATTCGCTTTATGTCGATCCTAAAAACAGATTTTGGGTAGGAACTGATGGAGGCATTATCAAAATCGAAGATAAAGATTGGGATATTTATGAGAAAAGTTCAAAATTCAATGGAGCCATATCTTCGACTGAAGGAACCTGGTTATTGGCAGAAGACCGGATGTGGTTGGTTTATGAAGAAGATGGCCGCGAACGCTGGCAGGATGCTGCTGTAAAAAGAGGCCTCAGCAAGGGCCCTGTAAGAGCGCTCGCTTCCGATAGCAAAGGAAGAATTTACGTAGCTTCAGAGCTGTTGGTTCAATTTGATCCGTATACAGACCATACGCTCTTACTGGATGAAGACTATGGTTTTGTTTCTTCGCAAACCCTGTCACTGGCTTGTGATAAAAATGACGACTTATGGGTGGGTACCGCTGACCGCGGACTCTTCAGAATAGACATTCTCGATGGCGAAGAACAAGCTTTCAGTGTCATTGCATACAGTAAAGGTGAATTAAAATGTGCCGGAGATAAAACAGCATCCGTCATTGCCATTGCTAAAGGAGGTAAAACACCCTATAGCTACCTGTGGTCTGATGGAGTTACAAAGCTGAGCAGCAGAGACAGTCTGGGTGCAGGCACCTATGTGGTAACCGTAACGGATGCCGAGGCAGAAGACTATGTTGCCACAATAAAAATAAAAGAACCCGATCCGATTCAGGTCACGGTCGTTTCCAAATCTCCGGTCTCAGCAGTCAACCGAAAAGATGGAAAAGCAACCATTGAAATTCATGGCGGCACGGGTATCTACAGAACCTTGTGGTCGAATGGACGCTCGGGTCTGAGCAACAGCAACCTTGCCGCTGGGAAACAGGGAATCCGCATTATGGATCAGAATAATTGCATACTCAATTACAACATCATTATCGATCAACCTAAGGTCATTGCCGATCTGGACCGCAAAAAAATTACTGTAGGTCAGACTCTGCAAATAAATCAATTGTTTTTTGATGCCGACTCCGCAGTCATTAACGATCGTTCGTTTGCGGTTCTTAACGAAATTTATGACTTCCTGGTGAACAATAAGGATGTTGTTATCGAAATTGGCGGACATACGAATTCCATTCCACCACACGAATATTGTGACCGGCTTAGCACTTCACGCGCTAAAAACGTTGCCGATTTTTTGATTCAGAAAGGTATTTCTGCATCGCAGGTTCAACATAAAGGATATGGAAAAAGAGTTCCCATCGCAAGCAATGACACTGCAGCAGGCAGGCTTAAAAATCAGCGGGTAGAACTTAAAATAATTGCTATGAATTAATTTTTGTTGAAGAACTAACAGTCGTAAGTTCCTCCAGAGATTTGACAGGTATCAATCCGAGTTCTTTACCCTTTTCAAACATCAATTGTAATGCGGCATATCTTTCGTTCGGGATCACTCCTTCCAGAATAGATTCCCGAATACAAGTTTTGATAATCCCTACTTCCTTACCTGGTTTAATGGCAAATATTTCCATAATATCTGTACCATCTACCGGTGGTTGCCAGTTTCTGATTCGGTCTCTTTCTTCCAGTTCAAAAAGTTTCTCACGAACGATCAGGTAATTGTTGAGATAACGATTGACCTTGGTGATATTTTTTGAAGTAATATCCGCCTCACACAACATCAGGAGATCTTCGAGATCTTCTCCTGCGTCAAACAGCAATCTTCTCAATGCAGAATCGGTAATTTCTTCTTTGGTGAGTGCAATGGGCCGCAGGTGTAAACGAACCATTTTTTGAACATATTTTAACTTGTGATCCAGGGGTAATCGCAAGCCTTTAAATATTCTGGGGACCATTGCAGCTCCTAAGGCATCATGTCCGTGAAAGGTCCATCCTATGCCTTTTTCAAATCTTTTCGTTTGAGGTTTGGCGATATCGTGCAACAGCGCTGCCCATCGAAGCATGAGCTGATCCGACTTTTTTGCCAAATTA includes:
- a CDS encoding MotA/TolQ/ExbB proton channel family protein — encoded protein: MQLLTLLWAEKATDAAAEAVAKTSIVDIILSSGPIGVGIISIQLVLSFVALYIFIERFLSFKALAKEDERVMQNLRANIGSGNIQVIQSICAGSDTPLARMVEKGLSRLGRPMPEIENAIENVGRVETFRLEKKVTYLSLIARIAPMFGFLGTIMGVIKIFYDISLSDNLSVGVISGGLYQKMLTSAGGLLVGIVAFLGYYFLTMMLDELVNKLERRSIEFMDILHTPVK
- a CDS encoding biopolymer transporter ExbD, giving the protein MNIRGRRRETAELSVESLNDIMFFLLLFFLIVSTLANPNVIKLLLPSSKQSEQTTTKPIAISVTSDKRYYIEQKEVPYNQLETSLRKYLKNVPDLTCVIRMDQGLTVQDLVEVLQIGVNLKVKMVLATENPD
- a CDS encoding amino acid permease; its protein translation is MKNKLTLMDAILIVSGSMIGSGIFKVSPDIARTVGGPGWLLLIWALAGVISILGALSLGELAGMFPKAGGPYVFLKEAFNPLTGFLYGWTVFLVVQCGTIAAVAVAFASYFGELVPIFHEDHILFNLGNWSIRSTQVLGIAVIALLTYLNSKGLNYGKIILRIFTFAKLFSLFGLIALGIFVFGNWEIWQANLDHFWNLSPSYSLDASGQYILKELSGTVLLSAIGVALVGSLFSCDAWNNVTFIAGEMENPEKNIPKSLFFGVLIVVSLYILANVSYLFLLPFYGSPDGTDTLTKGIQFANDNRIGTAAAFMMFGQVATVIMAFLIMISTFGCNNGIIFASARVYQAMAQDGLFFKNMKENNTHGVPGNALWIQFVWASLLCLSGKYGDLLDYVMFAVMFFAIITIAGLFVLRVKRPDAHRPYKAFGYPVVPALYILLAGLFCVNLLFQKPQYSFPGLLIVALGIPVYYFWKRRKTEEGKMKIMDND
- a CDS encoding T9SS type A sorting domain-containing protein, with the translated sequence MKLLNEIISKKLRNYLFPIILSLGSGNHFFAQCIPPMSEICDTAHVLCSLDQLNGYTCANSSTTPNPCSPLCSQGGVGHNTSWWAFVTQGGNITLSLSIGGCVTSQGLQFGIWEDCSCGTEILCRSIPCVPPGAEERFTVNLQACKMYYLWVDGCSGDVCDFTLSTQGGGIPQMNDLKKINNIDSEKISVCEGACDVSFFVPVDSNGCEPYFIWELGTKEVGRQKRSIKLSFPDTGVFKLCATAVIGNPSTGSICSQPSKKCIEITVNPKSGVISGPARQICYYDLPYAWGNTVVTANGEYKSQFIDSTNCCIFDSLLTFVVIDDGIPPCIRKPYIKGKVFLDQNNNRTYDTLEDILSNRLILNSPSQTISFSNKLGYTLFLDSGQLNSITAPLPLPKFYDQFPDNYLVKPLNGFGQVPGNFDFAVVNTDSIDLEVHLACSQARRGFGQYPVYISIKNLGGSDAIGFKLELAFPSNWVFESSTRLTPTQIQGNKIFFEYMDKLSPNADLQFICYFTVPQTTNIGTPYEFLVEVSNPEDLYKEDNISKCGGRVTGSYDPNDKAVNKTFVEDTLTPYKELIYTIRFQNTGNDTAFTVFIRDTLDPLLDARSIRLLQSSHTCQLTGDQLGIYELIFNDILLPDSTTDNLGSQGFAQFSVTTTPSFYSGKIIKNSASIYFDNNEPVHTNVVTTEYLIVSNKDFHQGGIDFEVYPNPFGEELIVKFNELRDADQFILEVTDPRGSSLVQYKVSEGVVLKLDTQSWSSGIYHLLLKTTQQRVVSSKEVLKY
- a CDS encoding amino acid permease; the protein is MKNLFKVKPFDHLHAEAADSSKGLKRTLSATNLVSLGIGAIIGTGIFVLTGTAAAEHAGPALVLAFILSGIGCAFAGLCYAEYASMIPISGSAYAYSYSTLGEFIAWIIGWDLILEYLFGASTVAVGWSGYFVSILKDFGVYLPPELIASTGTKLVNIPNEGWQTLNSSVSDKLAAASIDPASLESATALFNFPAVFIIGLLTVLLVIGIKESANFNNIIVLIKLAVIILFIIFGFNYIQSENWVPFIPERIIDVDGRGHYGWFGIVTAAGVIFFAYIGFDAVSTLAQEAKNPQKDMPIGILGSLVVCTILYILVALVMTGIVNYKELNVPAPIALAIDKTGESLEWLRFPIKIGAIAGLSSVILVMLMGQPRIFFSMAKDGLLPPVFAKVHSKYKTPHVTTILTGVVAAFFAGILPINILGELVSIGTLFAFVIVCIGIIVLRKNKPDLPRPFKTPWVPAVPILGALICFAQMLGLPMDTWLRLIVWMVLGISIYFFYGIKHSKVQNG
- a CDS encoding OmpA family protein, with translation MKNIISKLLILLPFLCFGQKENKALVENYQKLAPDEAVRAILIDKKNYKWLGTDRGLYRMISMELDAELMSSDSVAAITEDKKELVWYGNRNQQLITEDKNQTIELAIKGAQIKCMAYYKGDIWVGTDKGLFRVSDDQGRILNHYTSKNSKLNKEGINSLYVDPKNRFWVGTDGGIIKIEDKDWDIYEKSSKFNGAISSTEGTWLLAEDRMWLVYEEDGRERWQDAAVKRGLSKGPVRALASDSKGRIYVASELLVQFDPYTDHTLLLDEDYGFVSSQTLSLACDKNDDLWVGTADRGLFRIDILDGEEQAFSVIAYSKGELKCAGDKTASVIAIAKGGKTPYSYLWSDGVTKLSSRDSLGAGTYVVTVTDAEAEDYVATIKIKEPDPIQVTVVSKSPVSAVNRKDGKATIEIHGGTGIYRTLWSNGRSGLSNSNLAAGKQGIRIMDQNNCILNYNIIIDQPKVIADLDRKKITVGQTLQINQLFFDADSAVINDRSFAVLNEIYDFLVNNKDVVIEIGGHTNSIPPHEYCDRLSTSRAKNVADFLIQKGISASQVQHKGYGKRVPIASNDTAAGRLKNQRVELKIIAMN